In Nocardioides sp. InS609-2, a single genomic region encodes these proteins:
- a CDS encoding sigma-70 family RNA polymerase sigma factor, producing MTADALPAGDLDDAAELLDALWREHHVGIRAMVTRMCSDHHLVEDMVSETFLRALAAQRLASVNGKGPHPNAAAWLRAIARNLVIDHYRKDATRQRIAPVTTDLYPELLAAEDAGMLAVDARDEARQALHSLTGDQREALVWVTVHGYSCTEVGERLGRTSQAVRSLRHKALRNVRTTIDRGDAA from the coding sequence ATGACCGCCGATGCGCTCCCCGCAGGCGACCTCGATGATGCGGCCGAGCTGCTCGACGCGCTGTGGCGCGAGCACCACGTGGGCATCCGGGCCATGGTGACCCGGATGTGCTCGGACCACCACCTGGTCGAAGACATGGTCTCGGAGACGTTTCTGCGAGCCCTTGCGGCTCAGCGCCTGGCTTCGGTCAATGGCAAGGGCCCGCACCCGAACGCCGCGGCGTGGCTCCGCGCGATCGCGCGCAACCTGGTCATCGACCACTACCGCAAGGACGCGACCAGGCAGCGGATCGCGCCTGTGACGACCGACCTCTACCCGGAGCTCCTCGCTGCCGAGGACGCCGGGATGCTCGCCGTCGACGCGCGCGACGAAGCTCGGCAGGCACTCCACTCCTTGACCGGCGACCAGCGCGAGGCTCTCGTGTGGGTCACCGTCCACGGCTACTCGTGCACCGAGGTCGGCGAGCGGCTGGGTCGCACCTCCCAGGCGGTTCGATCCCTGCGGCACAAGGCCCTGCGCAACGTGCGCACCACCATCGACCGAGGGGACGCAGCATGA
- a CDS encoding site-specific integrase — protein sequence MAEMWLELLASEGAIENTTISEYRRIVENAILPAIGGILVREARAGRLDKFILSMPTDSRRKKVKVVLGMMFDLAVRHDALPANPVRATSKLRRSPKRVQSLASDELMALRQLVRIWMDKPRPGPKATRDMPDIIDLLLATGARIGEILALRWSDVDLAAARPTVTFCGTIKTETGLGTYRKDSTKTARGMRQLVLPPFAVEMLLRRRVEEPANLYNAVFATRTGTWHQASNVERRWRQIRSGTKFEWVTPHTFRKTVATLIDDAADADTAARVLGHSSSAVTEAHYINRTHVAPDMSDAIQAFAAPFGDGGGQDTAGTD from the coding sequence ATGGCCGAGATGTGGCTCGAGCTCCTCGCCAGTGAGGGAGCCATCGAAAACACCACGATCAGTGAGTACCGGCGGATCGTGGAGAACGCCATCCTGCCTGCAATCGGCGGCATCCTCGTCCGCGAAGCGCGCGCTGGTCGACTCGACAAGTTCATTCTCTCGATGCCGACAGACAGTCGTCGCAAGAAGGTGAAGGTCGTCCTTGGCATGATGTTCGATCTCGCCGTTCGCCACGACGCCTTGCCTGCCAACCCCGTGCGGGCCACGTCCAAACTGCGTCGAAGCCCCAAGCGAGTTCAGTCGCTAGCCAGCGACGAGCTCATGGCTCTTCGCCAGCTCGTTCGCATCTGGATGGACAAGCCACGGCCCGGGCCGAAGGCGACCCGGGACATGCCCGACATCATCGACCTACTCCTCGCCACGGGTGCTCGCATCGGAGAGATCCTGGCCCTCCGTTGGTCCGACGTGGACTTGGCCGCCGCACGGCCCACGGTCACCTTCTGCGGGACGATCAAGACGGAGACTGGGCTCGGGACGTACCGCAAGGATTCGACGAAGACCGCCAGGGGCATGCGTCAGCTCGTCCTGCCACCCTTCGCCGTCGAGATGCTTCTACGCCGCCGCGTTGAGGAGCCGGCCAACCTCTACAACGCGGTGTTCGCGACGAGGACTGGCACCTGGCACCAGGCCAGCAACGTTGAGCGTCGGTGGCGTCAGATTCGCTCTGGCACAAAGTTCGAGTGGGTAACGCCTCACACGTTTCGGAAGACGGTGGCCACGCTCATCGACGACGCGGCCGACGCGGACACAGCGGCGAGGGTGCTGGGCCACTCTTCGTCTGCGGTCACCGAGGCGCACTACATCAACCGGACGCACGTGGCGCCCGACATGTCGGACGCCATTCAGGCCTTCGCCGCACCGTTCGGCGACGGCGGAGGTCAGGACACGGCCGGCACCGACTAG
- a CDS encoding M23 family metallopeptidase: MAAAIVVGLSAPLALPSAAMAQNAPQPDEETFFGASTSPSGPDLDLLERRVRQRERALASISRQAARYAVVKAEEVSRLAALGYTGALTDLTHVLPLAGYYLSAGFGQAGPHWESGHTGQDFAAPLGTTIVAVGDAVVTSVGDAGAYGLRTVLTLEDGTEIWYCHQLVALVAPGDKVPVGQPIGGLGTSGNSTGAHLHLEVRPPGAGPVDPIPWLQALDLTP; encoded by the coding sequence ATGGCTGCAGCCATCGTCGTGGGGCTTTCGGCACCGCTCGCACTGCCGAGTGCCGCGATGGCCCAGAACGCCCCGCAGCCGGACGAGGAGACGTTCTTCGGCGCGTCGACGTCACCCAGCGGCCCCGACCTCGACCTCCTCGAGCGGCGGGTGCGGCAACGTGAACGCGCGCTGGCCTCGATCTCACGCCAGGCGGCCCGGTACGCCGTGGTGAAGGCCGAGGAGGTCTCCCGACTCGCCGCGCTGGGCTACACCGGAGCCCTGACCGACCTCACCCACGTGCTGCCGTTGGCGGGCTACTACCTCTCGGCCGGCTTCGGTCAGGCCGGCCCGCACTGGGAGTCCGGCCACACCGGGCAGGACTTCGCCGCACCACTCGGCACGACCATCGTGGCCGTCGGCGACGCCGTGGTCACCTCGGTCGGAGACGCCGGCGCCTACGGACTGCGCACCGTGCTGACGCTCGAGGACGGCACGGAGATCTGGTATTGCCACCAGCTCGTGGCACTCGTCGCACCAGGCGACAAGGTCCCGGTCGGCCAACCGATCGGCGGTCTGGGCACGAGCGGCAACAGCACCGGGGCCCACCTGCACCTCGAGGTCCGGCCGCCGGGTGCCGGTCCTGTGGATCCGATCCCGTGGCTCCAGGCGCTCGATCTCACGCCGTAG
- a CDS encoding helix-turn-helix domain-containing protein, translating to MTEHTTAKAIKMSAQIHEVADPSLLVSDPLMTIDDAAAYLAIPKSTLYTWRTRRAGFGPKAVKVGGSLRYRRSALNAWIEANSEELDLDEGLEVLTDDGQERNISSAPVALPSTRGKASSTSALPSMTRKRTRRS from the coding sequence ATGACCGAGCACACCACCGCAAAGGCCATCAAGATGTCTGCACAGATTCACGAGGTCGCCGACCCGTCCCTGCTCGTCTCCGACCCGCTGATGACCATCGACGACGCCGCCGCGTACCTGGCGATTCCGAAGTCGACCCTCTACACCTGGCGAACCCGCCGGGCCGGCTTCGGTCCCAAGGCCGTGAAGGTCGGCGGCTCGTTGCGCTACCGGCGCTCGGCGCTGAACGCCTGGATCGAGGCCAACAGCGAGGAACTCGATCTCGATGAGGGCCTCGAAGTTCTTACAGACGACGGCCAGGAACGCAACATCTCCTCCGCCCCGGTGGCGTTGCCCAGCACTCGCGGCAAGGCATCGAGCACTAGTGCGCTGCCTTCGATGACGCGCAAACGCACCCGCCGCAGCTGA